The Larus michahellis chromosome 16, bLarMic1.1, whole genome shotgun sequence genome has a segment encoding these proteins:
- the ENO1 gene encoding alpha-enolase isoform X2 — protein sequence MSILKIHAREIFDSRGNPTVEVDLYTNKGLFRAAVPSGASTGIYEALELRDNDKTRYMGKGVSRAVKYVNEFLATALCTQNVNVVEQEKIDKLMLEMDGSENKSKFGANAILGVSLAVCKAGAAEKGVPLYRHIADLAGNAEVILPVPAFNVINGGSHAGNKLAMQEFMILPVGADSFKEAMRIGAEVYHNLKNVIKEKYGKDATNVGDEGGFAPNILENKEALELLKTAISKAGYSEKVVIGMDVAASEFYRDGKYDLDFKSPDDPSRYISPDQLADLYKGFVKNYPLVSIEDPFDQDDWAAWKKFTGSVGIQVVGDDLTVTNPKRIAKAVEEKSCNCLLLKVNQIGSVTESLQACKLAQSNGWGVMVSHRSGETEDTFIADLVVGLCTGQIKTGAPCRSERLAKYNQLLRIEEELGSKARFAGRNFRNPRVN from the exons ATGTCCATTCTCAAGATCCATGCCCGTGAAATCTTTGACTCTCGTGGGAATCCCACTGTTGAGGTAGACCTCTATACCAACAAAG GTCTGTTCAGAGCTGCTGTTCCCAGCGGTGCTTCAACTGGAATCTATGAAGCTCTGGAACTCCGTGACAATGATAAGACACGCTACATGGGGAAAG GTGTATCCAGAGCTGTTAAATATGTTAACGAGTTCCTGGCGACAGCATTGTGTACACAG AATGTCAACGTTGTGGAGCAGGAAAAGATTGACAAACTGATGCTGGAAATGGATGGATCTGAGAACAAAT CCAAATTTGGTGCCAATGCCATCTTGGGTGTATCTCTGGCTGTATGCAAAGCTGGTGCTGCTGAGAAGGGTGTTCCCTTGTACCGTCACATTGCTGACCTTGCTGGAAATGCAGAAGTCATTCTTCCAGTTCCT GCTTTCAATGTGATCAATGGTGGCTCCCATGCTGGCAATAAACTGGCTATGCAGGAGTTCATGATCCTCCCTGTGGGTGCTGACAGTTTCAAGGAGGCAATGCGCATTGGTGCCGAGGTCTATCACAATCTGAAAAATGTGATCAAAGAAAAGTATGGCAAGGATGCAACCAATGTGGGTGATGAGGGTGGCTTTGCCCCCAACATCCTGGAAAATAAAGAAG CTCTGGAGTTGCTGAAGACCGCTATCAGCAAGGCTGGCTACTCTGAAAAGGTTGTCATTGGCATGGATGTGGCTGCCTCAGAGTTCTACCGTGATGGAAAGTATGACCTGGACTTCAAATCCCCTGATGATCCCAGCAGATACATTTCTCCTGATCAGCTGGCTGACCTGTACAAGGGCTTTGTCAAGAACTACCCCT TGGTGTCCATTGAAGACCCTTTTGACCAGGATGACTGGGCTGCCTGGAAGAAGTTCACTGGCAGTGTTGGCATCCAGGTGGTTGGTGATGACCTGACTGTGACCAATCCAAAGCGTATTGCCAAAGCTGTGGAGGAGAAATCCTGCAACTGCCTCCTTCTTAAGGTCAACCAGATTGGCTCTGTGACAGAGTCCCTGCAAGC CTGCAAGCTTGCCCAGTCCAATGGCTGGGGTGTGATGGTGAGTCATCGCTCTGGAGAAACAGAAGATACCTTCATTGCTGATCTGGTAGTTGGTCTCTGCACTGGTCAG ATCAAAACTGGTGCCCCTTGCCGATCTGAGCGTCTAGCCAAGTACAACCAGCTGCTGAG AATTGAAGAGGAGCTTGGCAGCAAGGCCCGCTTTGCTGGAAGGAACTTCAGGAACCCTCGTGTCAACTAA
- the ENO1 gene encoding alpha-enolase isoform X1: MGGRRGAEPANRGRGGGRVVCARWGIGRRPRNRSFSVRGEALSGTVLRSGAAGPKVLKMSILKIHAREIFDSRGNPTVEVDLYTNKGLFRAAVPSGASTGIYEALELRDNDKTRYMGKGVSKAVEHVNKTIAPALISKNVNVVEQEKIDKLMLEMDGSENKSKFGANAILGVSLAVCKAGAAEKGVPLYRHIADLAGNAEVILPVPAFNVINGGSHAGNKLAMQEFMILPVGADSFKEAMRIGAEVYHNLKNVIKEKYGKDATNVGDEGGFAPNILENKEALELLKTAISKAGYSEKVVIGMDVAASEFYRDGKYDLDFKSPDDPSRYISPDQLADLYKGFVKNYPLVSIEDPFDQDDWAAWKKFTGSVGIQVVGDDLTVTNPKRIAKAVEEKSCNCLLLKVNQIGSVTESLQACKLAQSNGWGVMVSHRSGETEDTFIADLVVGLCTGQIKTGAPCRSERLAKYNQLLRIEEELGSKARFAGRNFRNPRVN, encoded by the exons ATGGGAGGCCGGCGAGGGGCTGAGCCGGCCAATAGAGGGCGTGGAGGAGGGCGGGTCGTCTGCGCGAGGTGGGGTATAGGCCGGCGTCCGCGCAATCGCTCGTTCTCAGTCAGAGGCGAGGCGCTGAGCGGGACTGTGCTGCGGAGCGGGGCTGCTGGGCCGAAG GTGTTAAAGATGTCCATTCTCAAGATCCATGCCCGTGAAATCTTTGACTCTCGTGGGAATCCCACTGTTGAGGTAGACCTCTATACCAACAAAG GTCTGTTCAGAGCTGCTGTTCCCAGCGGTGCTTCAACTGGAATCTATGAAGCTCTGGAACTCCGTGACAATGATAAGACACGCTACATGGGGAAAG GTGTCTCAAAAGCTGTTGAGCACGTCAATAAAACAATTGCACCTGCACTGATTAGCAAG AATGTCAACGTTGTGGAGCAGGAAAAGATTGACAAACTGATGCTGGAAATGGATGGATCTGAGAACAAAT CCAAATTTGGTGCCAATGCCATCTTGGGTGTATCTCTGGCTGTATGCAAAGCTGGTGCTGCTGAGAAGGGTGTTCCCTTGTACCGTCACATTGCTGACCTTGCTGGAAATGCAGAAGTCATTCTTCCAGTTCCT GCTTTCAATGTGATCAATGGTGGCTCCCATGCTGGCAATAAACTGGCTATGCAGGAGTTCATGATCCTCCCTGTGGGTGCTGACAGTTTCAAGGAGGCAATGCGCATTGGTGCCGAGGTCTATCACAATCTGAAAAATGTGATCAAAGAAAAGTATGGCAAGGATGCAACCAATGTGGGTGATGAGGGTGGCTTTGCCCCCAACATCCTGGAAAATAAAGAAG CTCTGGAGTTGCTGAAGACCGCTATCAGCAAGGCTGGCTACTCTGAAAAGGTTGTCATTGGCATGGATGTGGCTGCCTCAGAGTTCTACCGTGATGGAAAGTATGACCTGGACTTCAAATCCCCTGATGATCCCAGCAGATACATTTCTCCTGATCAGCTGGCTGACCTGTACAAGGGCTTTGTCAAGAACTACCCCT TGGTGTCCATTGAAGACCCTTTTGACCAGGATGACTGGGCTGCCTGGAAGAAGTTCACTGGCAGTGTTGGCATCCAGGTGGTTGGTGATGACCTGACTGTGACCAATCCAAAGCGTATTGCCAAAGCTGTGGAGGAGAAATCCTGCAACTGCCTCCTTCTTAAGGTCAACCAGATTGGCTCTGTGACAGAGTCCCTGCAAGC CTGCAAGCTTGCCCAGTCCAATGGCTGGGGTGTGATGGTGAGTCATCGCTCTGGAGAAACAGAAGATACCTTCATTGCTGATCTGGTAGTTGGTCTCTGCACTGGTCAG ATCAAAACTGGTGCCCCTTGCCGATCTGAGCGTCTAGCCAAGTACAACCAGCTGCTGAG AATTGAAGAGGAGCTTGGCAGCAAGGCCCGCTTTGCTGGAAGGAACTTCAGGAACCCTCGTGTCAACTAA